In a single window of the Daphnia carinata strain CSIRO-1 chromosome 4, CSIRO_AGI_Dcar_HiC_V3, whole genome shotgun sequence genome:
- the LOC130694548 gene encoding ubiquitin-conjugating enzyme E2 H, translated as MSSPSAGKRRMDTDVIKLIESKYEVTILGGLNEFAVKFYGPRGTPYEGGIWKVRVHLPEHYPFKSPSIGFMNKVYHPNIDEVSGTVCLDVINQAWTALYDLSNIFESFLPQLLTYPNPIDPLNGDAAAMYLHKPEEYKKKVQDYVKKYATEEALREQEAQEAAHLSSDSESSMSDFSEDEAQDMEL; from the exons atgtccTCGCCCAGTGCTGGTAAACGTCGTATGGACACAGATGTCATCAAACT GATTGAGAGCAAGTATGAGGTCACCATTTTAGGAGGCCTGAACGAATTTGCTGTCAAGTTTTATGGGCCACGAGGAA CACCTTACGAAGGAGGTATTTGGAAAGTACGAGTGCACTTGCCAGAACACTACCCATTCAAGTCTCCGTCTATTGGATTCATGAATAAAGTCTACCATCCAAACATTGATGAAGTATCAGGAACAGTCTGCCTTGATGTGATTAATCAAGCTTGGACTGCTTTATATG ATTTGTCGAACATCTTTGAATCTTTTCTACCACAACTTCTGACGTACCCCAATCCAATTGATCCACTAAATGGAGATGCAGCAGCTATGTATCTTCACAAACCTGAAGagtacaagaaaaaagtgcAG GACTATGTCAAAAAGTATGCCACTGAAGAGGCTTTAAGGGAGCAGGAAGCCCAAGAAGCCGCTCACCTATCGTCCGATTCGGAATCCTCTATGTCGGATTTCAGTGAGGACGAAGCTCAGGACATGGAATTATGA